A window of Prolixibacter sp. SD074 contains these coding sequences:
- a CDS encoding MoxR family ATPase — MMFNNDTEAVDALRVKHDELLREIQKVIYGQDEIIKQVLISIFSKGHCLLIGVPGLAKTLLVNTIAQVLGLHYKRIQFTPDLMPSDIIGTEILDKDRAFKFVKGPLFANIILADEINRTPPKTQAALLEAMQEKSITSAGTSYKLDEPFFVLATQNPIEQEGTYPLPEAQLDRFMFSIWLDYPAHEDEMTIVKNTTSDYHNEAMNIISAEEILHFQELIKRVPINDNVLRYAVTLAAKTRPGTKHAPDITNKYLKWGAGPRASQFLVLGAKTHAALHGKYSPDIEDVEAVATAILRHRIIKNYKAEADGIGVDDIIAQLMK; from the coding sequence ATGATGTTTAATAATGATACAGAAGCCGTCGACGCTTTACGTGTAAAGCACGACGAGCTTCTTCGCGAAATACAAAAGGTTATCTATGGTCAGGACGAAATCATCAAACAAGTCCTGATTTCCATTTTCAGTAAGGGACATTGTCTGCTGATTGGAGTTCCGGGGTTGGCCAAAACACTCCTGGTGAATACTATTGCCCAGGTTCTCGGCCTGCACTATAAGCGCATTCAGTTTACACCCGATCTGATGCCGTCCGATATTATTGGTACGGAAATTCTGGATAAAGACCGGGCATTCAAGTTTGTGAAAGGCCCTTTGTTCGCAAATATCATTCTTGCCGACGAAATTAACCGGACGCCACCGAAAACGCAGGCAGCATTGCTCGAGGCCATGCAGGAAAAGTCGATAACTTCCGCAGGCACCAGCTATAAGCTCGATGAGCCGTTTTTCGTATTGGCAACACAAAATCCTATCGAACAGGAAGGAACATATCCCCTGCCCGAAGCACAACTCGACCGTTTTATGTTTTCCATCTGGTTGGATTATCCTGCCCATGAGGATGAGATGACTATCGTGAAGAACACCACTTCCGATTATCATAACGAGGCAATGAATATTATTTCAGCCGAAGAGATTCTTCATTTTCAGGAACTAATAAAACGTGTTCCGATTAACGACAACGTGCTCAGGTATGCGGTTACACTGGCAGCCAAAACACGCCCGGGAACAAAACACGCGCCGGATATAACCAATAAATACCTCAAGTGGGGAGCCGGGCCAAGAGCGTCTCAGTTTCTTGTCCTTGGAGCAAAAACACATGCGGCATTGCATGGTAAATATTCACCCGATATCGAGGATGTGGAAGCGGTGGCTACGGCCATCTTACGCCACCGGATTATCAAGAATTACAAGGCGGAAGCGGACGGAATCGGTGTGGATGACATTATCGCTCAACTCATGAAATAA
- a CDS encoding ABC transporter ATP-binding protein — translation MGKVIQLNNVIKNYYVGPQVVQALRSVSLSIDKGDYVTIMGASGSGKSTLMNIIGCLDTPTAGSYHLNDIDVGSLDDGRLAEIRNDEIGFVFQTFNLLPRYSALENVMLPLVYAGIGRKKREQQALAQLVQVGLEDRVEHKPNELSGGQRQRVAVARALVNHPSILLADEPTGNLDSKISEDIMKLFAEIHKLGNTIILVTHEEDIARHAHRIIKLKDGEVEADYRNSNPIY, via the coding sequence ATGGGAAAAGTTATTCAACTCAACAACGTTATTAAGAACTATTACGTAGGACCACAAGTTGTGCAAGCCTTGCGTTCGGTTTCCCTTTCGATAGACAAGGGGGATTATGTGACCATTATGGGGGCTTCCGGTTCTGGTAAGTCTACCTTGATGAACATCATCGGATGCCTCGATACGCCTACTGCCGGTTCTTATCACTTGAATGACATTGATGTGGGATCGTTGGATGATGGTCGGCTGGCGGAAATCCGCAACGATGAAATAGGGTTTGTTTTTCAAACCTTTAATTTGCTGCCCCGTTATTCGGCTCTCGAAAATGTGATGTTGCCGCTTGTTTATGCCGGTATTGGCCGTAAAAAGCGCGAACAGCAGGCTTTGGCCCAACTGGTTCAGGTGGGCCTTGAAGATCGGGTTGAACACAAACCGAATGAGTTGTCGGGCGGTCAGCGGCAACGGGTCGCTGTTGCCAGGGCCCTGGTGAACCATCCATCCATTTTATTGGCCGATGAACCGACTGGTAATCTCGATTCAAAGATTTCGGAAGATATCATGAAACTCTTCGCCGAGATTCATAAACTGGGAAATACTATTATTCTGGTTACTCACGAAGAAGATATTGCCCGGCACGCGCATCGAATTATCAAACTCAAGGATGGTGAAGTTGAAGCTGATTACCGTAACAGTAATCCGATTTATTAA
- a CDS encoding ATP-dependent DNA helicase RecQ, giving the protein MSDHMRDFHQILKKYWGYDDFRPLQEEIIRSVESGKDTLGLMPTGGGKSITFQVFSMANEGLCLVVTPLIALMKDQVENLKKRRIKALAVYSGMTSMEIDVTLKNAVYGDYKFLYVSPERLASTSFQEYLHRMKLNLITVDEAHCISQWGYDFRPSYLNIASLRDYFPDIPVLALTATATPDVVDDIQDKLRFAGKNVLQKSFYRENLVYMVRQKEDKLGYLVETVKKAKGSGVVYVRSRKKTREITELLRRGRVSADFYHAGLAPEIRATKQDEWMSGKSRVIVATNAFGMGIDKPDVRFVIHVDLPDSLEAYFQEAGRAGRDGKKAAAVLLFNATDKRRLHKQVTDSFPQMDMIRRVYQALGNYFSVAVGTAKGRAFDFNLGDFSRNFNFQPLAVFHCLKILQREGYLEFTDELEHASRIFFRVNRDELYKFQVVNASFDAFIKLLLRSYTGVFSEFTVVNERILAQRAKTTLEVVKEYLNRLNVLKVVRYIPRRKSALVIFTKERIDEKRIKISPENYAIRKQRFLDRVDAVIRYAAQEEQCRSVVLLDYFGQTDGQPCGECDVCRQEHQAGVTRSEFERISRKVNDLLMEKPLPIQDLVHELDGKEKQVLGVTRWMLDNGDIINSPDGRLHSRES; this is encoded by the coding sequence GTGTCTGATCATATGAGGGATTTTCATCAAATATTAAAGAAATACTGGGGTTACGACGATTTTCGTCCGTTGCAGGAAGAGATCATCCGTTCGGTTGAATCGGGAAAGGATACGCTGGGATTGATGCCCACTGGCGGCGGAAAGTCCATTACGTTCCAGGTTTTCTCGATGGCCAACGAGGGGCTATGCCTGGTGGTAACGCCATTGATTGCGCTCATGAAAGACCAGGTGGAAAACCTAAAGAAACGTCGCATTAAAGCATTGGCGGTGTATTCAGGAATGACTTCCATGGAGATTGATGTCACCCTGAAGAACGCTGTTTATGGAGATTATAAGTTCCTGTATGTTTCTCCGGAACGATTGGCCAGCACTTCGTTTCAGGAGTACCTGCACCGGATGAAACTCAACCTGATTACGGTTGATGAAGCCCATTGTATCTCACAGTGGGGATATGATTTCCGTCCTTCGTACCTGAATATTGCTTCATTGCGTGACTATTTCCCCGATATTCCGGTTTTGGCGCTTACGGCAACGGCTACTCCTGACGTGGTCGACGATATTCAGGACAAGCTGAGGTTTGCCGGGAAGAATGTCCTGCAAAAAAGCTTCTACCGCGAAAATCTGGTGTACATGGTCCGGCAGAAAGAAGATAAGCTGGGCTACCTGGTCGAAACGGTGAAGAAGGCTAAAGGCAGCGGCGTGGTATATGTTCGCAGCCGAAAGAAAACACGGGAAATTACCGAATTGCTGAGAAGGGGGCGTGTTTCTGCCGATTTCTATCACGCCGGGCTGGCGCCGGAAATACGGGCAACAAAGCAGGATGAGTGGATGAGCGGTAAATCGCGGGTAATTGTGGCGACCAATGCCTTTGGCATGGGAATCGATAAGCCGGATGTTCGTTTCGTGATTCACGTCGATTTGCCCGATTCGCTGGAAGCATACTTTCAGGAGGCTGGCCGGGCTGGTCGTGACGGGAAAAAGGCGGCAGCTGTTCTGCTCTTCAATGCCACCGATAAACGAAGACTACACAAACAGGTAACCGATAGTTTTCCACAAATGGACATGATTCGCCGGGTTTACCAGGCGCTGGGGAACTACTTCAGCGTGGCTGTTGGAACGGCCAAAGGGCGGGCTTTCGATTTTAACCTGGGCGATTTTTCGCGCAATTTCAATTTCCAGCCGCTGGCTGTTTTTCATTGCCTGAAAATATTGCAACGCGAAGGTTACCTCGAATTCACCGATGAACTGGAACATGCATCACGCATTTTTTTTCGGGTGAACCGCGATGAACTATATAAATTTCAGGTAGTTAATGCCTCCTTCGACGCGTTCATCAAGCTGCTCCTTCGTTCGTATACCGGCGTTTTTAGCGAATTTACGGTAGTAAATGAACGGATTTTAGCACAACGGGCCAAGACCACCTTGGAAGTGGTGAAGGAATACCTGAACAGGTTGAATGTGCTGAAAGTAGTCCGCTATATTCCCAGACGGAAAAGTGCATTGGTTATTTTCACCAAGGAGCGGATTGACGAAAAACGGATCAAAATCAGTCCGGAGAATTACGCCATTCGTAAGCAACGGTTCCTCGACCGGGTAGATGCTGTCATTCGCTATGCTGCTCAGGAGGAGCAATGCCGAAGTGTGGTCCTGCTCGATTATTTTGGACAGACGGATGGTCAGCCTTGTGGTGAATGTGATGTTTGCCGGCAGGAACATCAGGCCGGTGTTACCCGTTCGGAATTTGAGCGGATTTCCCGGAAGGTGAATGATTTGTTAATGGAGAAGCCATTACCGATTCAGGATTTGGTGCATGAGTTGGACGGGAAGGAAAAACAGGTGCTGGGCGTAACGCGCTGGATGCTGGATAATGGCGATATAATAAACAGTCCGGACGGGCGTTTACATAGTAGAGAATCCTGA
- a CDS encoding peptidylprolyl isomerase produces MLKYTLKILLPVLFLFAASAQTFGQDKVIDQIVAVVGGNVILKSDIETQYLQMQAQGATSTGDMKCEILESLLEQKLLLAEAELDTTITVTDNQINQEMDRRMQYFIEHIGSEKEVEQYFHKPIIQIKADMEDAIREQLMTQQMHSKITEDVTVTPSEVRRFYKEMKPDEIPMVKEQMEYAEITVLPKISEKEDLQVKTQLRDLKKRVENGENFATLAVLYSEGPSARNGGELGYLGRGQLDPAFAAVAFNLKPGKVSKVVKSEMGYHIIQLIDRKGEKVNVRHIIIKPKVEPEELERARQHIDSIANYIRRDSISWEKATYLYSFDKDTRNNNGLVINPQTGSSKFEASQLDPAVSKVITTMKIGEISDPFLMLDPKRQRQVYTIVKLLDKTEPHKANLAEDYQLLSNMYLQKKKENVYEDWIADRVAKTYVRIDDSYVNCNFKFKNWVK; encoded by the coding sequence ATGCTGAAATATACATTAAAAATTTTACTGCCTGTTCTGTTTTTGTTCGCAGCTTCGGCTCAAACGTTTGGCCAGGACAAAGTCATTGACCAGATCGTTGCTGTTGTTGGAGGAAATGTTATTCTAAAATCTGATATCGAAACGCAGTATCTTCAGATGCAGGCACAGGGTGCCACTTCAACCGGGGACATGAAATGTGAGATCCTGGAAAGTTTGCTTGAGCAAAAACTATTATTGGCCGAAGCTGAACTCGATACAACTATTACGGTGACGGACAACCAGATTAACCAAGAGATGGACCGCCGTATGCAATATTTCATCGAACACATTGGTTCGGAAAAAGAAGTGGAACAATATTTCCACAAACCCATCATCCAAATTAAAGCCGACATGGAGGATGCCATCCGCGAACAACTGATGACGCAGCAGATGCACTCTAAAATCACCGAAGATGTGACCGTTACACCATCAGAAGTTCGCCGTTTTTATAAAGAAATGAAGCCGGATGAAATCCCGATGGTGAAAGAACAGATGGAATACGCCGAAATTACAGTACTCCCCAAGATTAGTGAGAAAGAAGATCTCCAGGTAAAAACTCAGCTTCGTGATTTGAAAAAAAGGGTTGAAAATGGAGAGAACTTTGCAACACTGGCTGTTCTGTACTCCGAAGGACCTTCCGCAAGGAATGGTGGAGAATTGGGTTACCTGGGACGTGGTCAGCTCGATCCGGCATTCGCGGCCGTAGCTTTCAACCTGAAACCGGGAAAAGTATCGAAAGTGGTGAAGAGTGAAATGGGTTACCACATCATTCAGCTCATCGACCGGAAAGGTGAAAAAGTGAATGTTCGCCATATCATTATCAAACCCAAAGTGGAACCGGAAGAGCTGGAGCGCGCCAGGCAGCATATCGACAGCATTGCAAATTATATCCGTCGTGACAGCATATCGTGGGAAAAAGCTACATATCTCTACTCTTTCGACAAAGATACCCGGAACAATAATGGACTTGTTATCAATCCTCAGACCGGTTCTTCCAAGTTCGAAGCTAGTCAGCTAGACCCGGCAGTAAGTAAGGTGATTACGACCATGAAAATTGGTGAAATCTCCGATCCTTTCCTCATGCTTGACCCGAAACGTCAGCGTCAGGTATATACCATAGTCAAACTGCTTGATAAAACGGAACCACACAAAGCGAATCTGGCAGAAGACTATCAGCTCCTAAGCAATATGTATCTGCAAAAGAAAAAAGAAAATGTATACGAGGACTGGATTGCTGACCGGGTGGCAAAAACATATGTCCGCATTGACGATTCGTATGTTAATTGTAACTTCAAGTTCAAGAACTGGGTTAAATAA
- a CDS encoding cob(I)yrinic acid a,c-diamide adenosyltransferase — translation MSVYTRTGDDGTTGLIGGSRVPKSDSRLEAYGTVDELNSWIGLIRSQDIMQSDKEELIQIQNKLFVIGARLATDTDRVDSNEHLPCCEEDVKQLENEMDKILAELPPLTHFILPGGNNPVSYCHLARTVCRRAERNVYKLSQRVDVPHEIIKYLNRLSDYLFVLSRKVSYETGAEEIAWKA, via the coding sequence ATGAGTGTATATACCCGCACAGGAGACGACGGAACAACCGGCCTGATAGGTGGCTCACGTGTTCCCAAGTCAGATTCACGTCTGGAGGCCTATGGTACTGTTGACGAATTGAACTCATGGATCGGTTTGATTCGTTCGCAGGATATCATGCAGTCCGATAAAGAAGAACTTATTCAGATTCAGAATAAATTATTTGTTATTGGTGCCCGGTTGGCCACCGATACCGACCGGGTAGACAGCAACGAGCATTTGCCGTGTTGCGAAGAAGATGTGAAACAACTCGAGAATGAAATGGACAAGATTCTGGCTGAGCTTCCGCCGCTTACGCACTTCATTCTTCCGGGAGGAAATAACCCGGTATCGTATTGTCATTTGGCACGCACGGTTTGTCGCCGGGCCGAACGAAATGTTTATAAATTGTCCCAACGTGTCGACGTACCACACGAAATAATTAAATATTTGAACCGTTTGTCAGATTACCTGTTTGTCTTATCCCGGAAGGTATCCTATGAGACTGGGGCGGAAGAAATCGCCTGGAAAGCATAA
- the guaB gene encoding IMP dehydrogenase → MSFLSDKVVHEGLTFDDVLLVPAYSEVLPRDVDISSNFTRNIRLNTPIVSAAMDTVTDSKLAIAIAREGGIGVIHKNMSIEAQAKQVTIVKRAENGMIYDPITISKEKKVGDALSIMETFKIGGIPVVDAAGLLVGIVTNRDLRFERDLQRPIAEVMTVENLITTDVSTNLEKAANILQQYKIEKLPVVDKHNKLIGLVTYKDITKAKDKPRACKDEKGRLRVAAAVGVTHDTIDRIDALVEAQADAIVIDTAHGHSRGVLAMLKKAKSKYPEKEFVVGNIGTAEAASELVFAGADAVKVGIGPGSICTTRVIAGVGIPQLSAIYNVAKAIKNSGVPVIADGGLRYSGDIVKALAAGAHSVMAGSLFAGVEESPGETIIYQGRKFKSYRGMGSIEAMQQGSKDRYFQDVEDDIKKLVPEGIVARVPYKGTLYEVIFQMIGGLRAGMGYCGAHNIHKLHEAKFTRITNAGVTESHPHDVSITREAPNYSRE, encoded by the coding sequence ATGTCGTTTCTGTCCGATAAAGTTGTTCATGAAGGCCTGACCTTTGATGACGTCCTTCTTGTACCCGCTTATTCCGAGGTTCTTCCGCGGGATGTGGATATTTCTTCCAATTTCACACGGAATATCCGGCTTAATACGCCAATCGTGTCCGCAGCCATGGATACAGTGACCGACTCGAAACTCGCCATCGCCATTGCGCGTGAAGGTGGCATCGGAGTGATTCATAAAAACATGAGTATCGAAGCACAGGCAAAACAGGTGACCATTGTGAAGCGGGCAGAAAACGGGATGATCTACGATCCGATTACCATCTCGAAAGAGAAGAAAGTAGGTGATGCCCTTTCAATTATGGAAACGTTCAAGATTGGTGGCATTCCGGTTGTCGATGCAGCCGGCTTACTGGTGGGAATTGTGACCAACCGGGACCTCCGCTTCGAAAGAGATTTGCAGCGTCCGATTGCGGAAGTAATGACTGTGGAAAATCTGATTACGACGGATGTATCGACCAACCTGGAAAAGGCGGCCAATATTTTACAACAATACAAAATTGAAAAGCTACCGGTCGTCGACAAGCACAACAAGCTTATTGGATTGGTGACTTATAAAGACATTACCAAAGCAAAAGACAAGCCGCGCGCCTGCAAAGACGAGAAAGGCCGCCTGCGGGTAGCTGCAGCCGTCGGCGTAACGCACGACACCATCGACCGGATTGATGCGCTGGTAGAAGCACAGGCCGATGCAATTGTCATTGACACGGCACACGGTCATTCGCGTGGTGTTTTAGCGATGCTCAAGAAGGCAAAAAGTAAGTACCCTGAAAAGGAATTCGTTGTTGGAAACATCGGGACCGCGGAAGCCGCTTCGGAACTGGTTTTTGCCGGAGCAGATGCGGTTAAAGTCGGCATTGGCCCGGGTTCCATTTGTACGACCCGTGTCATAGCAGGAGTTGGAATTCCCCAGCTCTCCGCCATTTACAACGTAGCCAAAGCCATTAAAAACAGCGGCGTTCCGGTAATAGCTGACGGAGGATTACGTTATTCCGGCGACATCGTAAAAGCGTTGGCAGCCGGTGCACACAGTGTGATGGCCGGTTCATTGTTCGCTGGTGTGGAAGAATCGCCCGGCGAAACCATCATTTACCAGGGGCGAAAATTCAAATCCTATCGTGGAATGGGCTCCATCGAGGCTATGCAACAAGGCTCGAAAGACCGCTACTTCCAGGATGTGGAAGACGACATCAAGAAACTCGTTCCGGAAGGCATCGTAGCCCGGGTTCCTTACAAAGGCACGCTGTATGAAGTTATTTTCCAGATGATTGGTGGTTTACGTGCAGGAATGGGATATTGCGGCGCCCACAACATTCACAAATTGCACGAGGCTAAATTCACCCGAATCACCAACGCAGGCGTCACAGAAAGTCATCCGCATGACGTTTCTATTACCCGCGAAGCCCCCAATTATTCACGGGAATAA
- a CDS encoding peptidylprolyl isomerase, giving the protein MFESICSVLLLLLLTLTGISANAKEKQVIMTIGGDKIYNDEFLRMYQKTNLSLPDSLQKTPREYLQLFIDFKLTVRAAEALGTDTLSSFKSELARYREESAAPYPTDSTINKQLIRRMYNRITTEVKASHILIRVPPNASPADTLKAWKQMNDLRQRALNEDDFSKIALNYPDDPSARTNKGELGYFSWSMMVYPFEKAAYETPVGQISSIVRTRFGYHIIKVEDTTGLKEFYTNHREKYRTERYFDGTVYLCPSQKTATAVEKMVEAGENSTIIIEKFKDRKGFSRRTGQFKPGDNLAVDFYIFNDTDAAAKAHSKLAVLQGKQQPERFKQLNEVRGTCMADYQDYLEKEWVKQLRQKYPVMIKHQVMNKILKLTAEK; this is encoded by the coding sequence ATGTTCGAATCCATTTGCAGTGTACTCCTTCTTCTCCTGCTGACATTAACCGGAATTTCGGCTAACGCCAAAGAGAAACAGGTCATCATGACCATTGGCGGAGATAAAATTTACAACGACGAATTTCTCCGGATGTACCAGAAAACCAACCTGAGCCTGCCGGATTCCCTTCAAAAAACACCACGGGAATACCTGCAACTGTTCATCGACTTTAAACTAACAGTGCGCGCAGCGGAAGCGCTTGGAACGGATACGCTGAGTTCATTCAAAAGTGAACTTGCCCGTTACCGGGAAGAATCAGCAGCTCCTTACCCCACCGATTCCACCATAAACAAGCAATTGATTCGTAGGATGTACAACCGGATAACAACGGAGGTAAAAGCGTCACACATCCTGATAAGGGTTCCGCCCAATGCATCACCGGCCGATACACTGAAAGCCTGGAAGCAAATGAACGATTTACGACAACGCGCCTTGAATGAAGACGATTTCTCCAAAATAGCCCTTAATTACCCGGACGATCCATCAGCCAGAACAAATAAAGGAGAATTGGGCTATTTCAGCTGGTCCATGATGGTTTATCCGTTCGAAAAGGCAGCTTATGAAACACCGGTGGGACAAATTTCGTCCATTGTTCGTACGCGCTTCGGTTATCATATAATTAAAGTAGAAGACACTACCGGATTAAAGGAATTTTATACAAATCATCGTGAAAAATACAGAACGGAAAGGTATTTTGACGGGACTGTTTATCTTTGTCCCTCGCAGAAAACGGCAACAGCGGTTGAAAAAATGGTAGAAGCGGGGGAAAACAGTACAATCATCATTGAAAAATTTAAGGATCGGAAGGGATTTTCACGCCGAACCGGACAATTTAAACCGGGAGACAACCTTGCTGTCGATTTTTACATCTTCAATGATACGGATGCTGCCGCAAAGGCACATTCCAAATTGGCAGTATTGCAGGGGAAGCAGCAACCGGAAAGATTCAAACAGTTAAACGAAGTACGGGGGACCTGCATGGCCGACTATCAGGATTACCTGGAAAAAGAATGGGTAAAACAACTTCGGCAAAAATATCCGGTTATGATAAAACATCAGGTGATGAACAAAATATTGAAGCTCACGGCAGAAAAATGA
- a CDS encoding DUF5063 domain-containing protein — protein sequence MEGESSHIVYSVNVIEFVTVANEYCATLETMDEFNRTDFVHKMQKIFPLLYLKASLLPEVENMLEDEPAKFVSEGDYNYLHRKLQVKLGEHDAYLEVFDPAMQYSEDPVEGSLAENMADIYQDLKDFILSYRIGTVEVMNDALLECRSNFADYWGQRLVNGLRALHNLTFGDVDLSEDAKKIDAVQNKEEEQIDSPDWILKQQFKNFRGE from the coding sequence ATGGAAGGAGAAAGTTCACATATTGTCTATTCTGTAAATGTTATTGAGTTTGTAACTGTAGCCAACGAGTATTGTGCTACGCTGGAGACGATGGACGAATTCAACCGGACGGATTTTGTGCATAAAATGCAGAAGATTTTTCCGTTGTTGTATTTGAAAGCATCGCTGCTTCCGGAAGTGGAAAATATGCTGGAGGATGAGCCGGCGAAGTTTGTTTCGGAGGGAGATTACAATTATTTGCATCGTAAGCTGCAAGTAAAACTGGGTGAGCACGATGCCTACCTGGAGGTTTTCGATCCGGCAATGCAATACAGCGAAGATCCTGTTGAAGGAAGTCTGGCAGAGAATATGGCTGATATTTACCAGGATTTGAAGGATTTCATCCTGTCGTACCGCATTGGTACGGTTGAGGTCATGAATGATGCTTTGTTGGAGTGCCGGAGTAACTTTGCTGATTATTGGGGACAACGATTAGTGAACGGTCTTCGGGCATTGCATAATTTAACTTTTGGTGATGTGGATTTGTCGGAAGATGCGAAGAAGATAGATGCCGTACAGAATAAAGAAGAGGAACAAATTGATAGTCCCGACTGGATTTTGAAACAACAATTCAAGAATTTCAGAGGGGAATAG
- a CDS encoding DUF2795 domain-containing protein — translation MYWTLELASKLEDAPWPASKDELIDYAIRSGAPLEVIENLQEIEDEGEVYESIEDIWPDYPSKDDFFFNEDEY, via the coding sequence ATGTATTGGACATTGGAACTAGCGTCAAAATTGGAGGATGCCCCCTGGCCTGCGAGCAAGGACGAGTTGATCGATTATGCTATCCGATCAGGGGCGCCCTTAGAAGTCATCGAGAATTTACAAGAGATTGAGGACGAGGGCGAAGTGTACGAATCCATCGAAGATATTTGGCCGGATTATCCGAGCAAGGATGATTTCTTTTTCAATGAAGATGAATATTAA
- a CDS encoding OstA-like protein, with protein sequence MKLLATYRNAFLFLITAIALFSLQSYTPQPQPQKKRRRIELEHADSLMYNEKIVADAQRLIGHVRLHHQGIVMTCDSAYSYNSKNMVDAFGNVHIIQGDTLHLYGQYINYNGDSRMAKVRRNVKLINKTITLTTDSLDFNMNTNIGYYNHGGKIVDTANVLTSRIGRYYADQDLFFFKDSVKVTNKDFVMHADTLEYLSEKERVRIVGPTTIVGTKEKGKLFSKSGWYDTQTNISELYKGSRLERNDQILEGDTLYYNKNTGDGKAFHKVKLTDLKNHTVITGKRGVYNEFSDKAMVTDSALFMHYSEKDTLFMHADTLHSVPDTSQTKKKKDQKIFLAYYGVRFFRSDIQGKCDSLAYQMSDSTIEMYHDPVLWSQNNQMTADVVKMTTHEKSPDIVNMENNAFIISEEDSAKFNQISGKDMLGYIRNNNLYKVEVNGNGRSIYFAKDKNNYIGLNRVESSNINIYLTNGHINNITFITRPDARMLPLDDVNTSETMLQGFKWRPEEKPKNRYDVFSKEKKELRPKEKAQKQNKIESAPK encoded by the coding sequence ATGAAGCTATTGGCAACATATCGAAATGCCTTTCTTTTTTTGATTACAGCTATTGCCCTGTTTTCACTGCAATCCTATACTCCTCAACCACAGCCGCAGAAAAAAAGGAGAAGAATAGAACTGGAGCACGCCGATAGTTTAATGTATAATGAAAAAATTGTTGCCGATGCGCAACGATTGATTGGTCATGTGAGGCTGCACCACCAGGGTATTGTCATGACCTGCGACAGTGCATACTCATACAACAGTAAGAATATGGTCGATGCCTTTGGTAATGTTCACATTATTCAGGGCGACACACTCCACCTCTACGGACAGTACATCAATTACAATGGCGACAGCCGGATGGCCAAGGTCCGCCGTAACGTCAAACTCATTAACAAGACCATCACGCTGACCACCGATTCGCTCGATTTTAATATGAATACCAACATTGGGTATTACAACCACGGCGGAAAAATTGTGGATACAGCTAATGTGCTGACAAGCCGGATTGGACGATATTACGCTGATCAGGATCTGTTTTTCTTCAAAGATTCGGTTAAGGTAACCAACAAGGATTTTGTGATGCATGCCGATACACTGGAGTATTTGAGCGAAAAAGAACGTGTCCGCATTGTTGGCCCCACCACCATCGTGGGAACCAAAGAAAAAGGTAAACTCTTCTCGAAAAGCGGTTGGTACGATACTCAGACCAACATCTCCGAATTATATAAAGGCTCCCGCCTCGAACGCAATGACCAAATACTGGAAGGCGACACATTGTATTACAACAAAAACACAGGGGACGGGAAAGCTTTTCACAAGGTAAAACTGACCGACCTAAAAAATCACACGGTTATTACCGGGAAACGTGGCGTATACAACGAATTCAGTGATAAGGCAATGGTTACCGATTCAGCGTTGTTTATGCACTATTCCGAAAAGGACACCTTATTCATGCATGCCGATACGCTGCATTCGGTCCCGGATACATCGCAAACAAAAAAGAAAAAGGATCAGAAGATATTCCTCGCCTACTACGGCGTTCGCTTTTTCCGTTCCGATATCCAGGGAAAGTGCGACTCGCTGGCTTATCAGATGAGTGATTCGACCATCGAAATGTATCACGATCCGGTATTGTGGTCTCAAAACAACCAGATGACCGCCGACGTGGTTAAAATGACTACGCACGAAAAATCACCGGACATCGTGAATATGGAGAATAATGCCTTCATTATTTCGGAAGAGGATTCCGCAAAATTCAACCAAATTAGCGGAAAAGACATGCTCGGTTACATCCGCAACAATAACCTGTATAAAGTGGAAGTAAATGGCAACGGCCGTTCGATATATTTTGCCAAAGATAAAAATAACTACATCGGGCTAAACCGGGTCGAGAGCAGTAATATCAATATTTACCTGACCAACGGGCACATCAACAACATTACTTTCATAACCCGCCCCGACGCCAGGATGCTTCCGTTGGATGACGTGAATACAAGTGAAACGATGTTACAGGGATTTAAATGGAGACCGGAAGAGAAACCCAAAAACCGGTACGATGTTTTTTCAAAGGAGAAGAAAGAGTTGCGCCCCAAAGAAAAAGCGCAGAAACAAAACAAAATTGAATCTGCGCCCAAATAA